Proteins co-encoded in one Arachis hypogaea cultivar Tifrunner chromosome 11, arahy.Tifrunner.gnm2.J5K5, whole genome shotgun sequence genomic window:
- the LOC112719825 gene encoding probable metal-nicotianamine transporter YSL7, with the protein MTSRTARYKDDNLAGEPPSTADNAAPDDTTSVEKLFEAKSVPPWTKQLTVRAIFVSAVLSFAFTFIVMKLNLTTGIIPSLNVSAGLLGFFFVKTWSKVLAQTGLLRTPFTRQENTVIQTCVVAASGIAFSGGFGSYLFGMSSTIANQSPEAAAGADIKNPSLGWMIAFLFVVSFLGLFSVLPLRKIMIVDFRLTYPSGTATANLINGFHTPEGAELAKKQVSKLGRFFSFSFLWSFFQWFFTAGDDCGFSSFPTFGLQAYKNKFFFDFSATYVGVGMICPYIINVSLLIGGILSWGVMWPLIANRKGDWYDAKLKQSSLEGLQGYKVFIAIAMILGDGLYNFVKVLARTLSGLYKQCYKKDSDVGPTDDSSHDHPPSISYDDKRRTELFLKDQIPTWFSIAGYVIIAAISTITLPFIFHQLKWYYIIVIYIIAPALAFCNAFGCGLTDWSLASTYGKLAIFCIGAWAGSNGGGVLAGLAACGVMMNIVSTASDLMQDFKTGYMTLASPRSMFVSQVVGTAMGCIISPCVFWLFYKAFGNLGSPDSQYPAPYALVYRNMAILGVDGFSALPRYCLTLCCAFFVGAIVINLVRDMVGNKYARFIPVPMAMAIPFYIGSYFAIDMCLGSLILFIWEKVNKEDAEAFGSAVASGLICGDGIWTLPSSIIALAGVKPPICMKFLSRATNAKVDAFLG; encoded by the exons ATGACTTCGCGAACAGCACGTTACAAAGACGACAACCTCGCTGGAGAGCCGCCATCCACGGCGGACAATGCGGCCCCGGACGATACCACATCGGTAGAGAAGCTCTTCGAGGCCAAATCGGTGCCGCCATGGACGAAACAGCTCACAGTGCGAGCGATTTTCGTTAGCGCCGTGCTTTCATTCGCGTTCACGTTCATCGTAATGAAGCTCAACCTCACCACTGGGATTATTCCTTCCTTGAACGTTTCTGCGGGATTGTTAGGGTTCTTCTTCGTGAAGACGTGGTCCAAGGTTCTCGCTCAAACGGGGCTTCTCAGGACACCGTTCACGCGTCAAGAGAACACCGTCATTCAGACCTGCGTCGTCGCCGCCAGCGGAATCGCCTTCAGCG GTGGTTTTGGTAGCTACCTGTTTGGAATGAGTTCAACTATCGCAAATCAATCGCCAGAAGCTGCTGCTGGTGCGGATATTAAGAACCCGAGTTTAGGATGGATGATTGCTTTTCTGTTTGTTGTTAGCTTTCTTGGCCTCTTTTCTGTGCTTCCTCTTCGGAAG ATTATGATTGTAGACTTCAGATTGACATATCCTAGTGGTACTGCGACAGCCAATCTTATCAATGGTTTCCATACTCCAGAGGGCGCAGAGCTAGCTAA GAAGCAAGTATCAAAGCTGGGAAGATTTTTCTCCTTTAGCTTCTTATGGAGTTTCTTCCAATGGTTTTTCACTGCTGGTGATGATTGCGGATTTTCAAGCTTCCCTACATTTGGTCTACAGGCCTATAAGAACAA GTTCTTCTTTGATTTTTCCGCTACTTATGTTGGGGTTGGGATGATTTGCCCATATATAATCAATGTATCCCTGCTGATTGGTGGAATTCTCTCATGGGGTGTCATGTGGCCACTCATTGCTAATAGAAAAGGTGATTGGTATGATGCAAAACTTAAGCAAAGCAGCTTAGAGGGCCTTCAAGGTTACAAG GTTTTCATTGCCATAGCAATGATTCTTGGTGATGGTCTATACAACTTCGTGAAGGTTCTTGCCCGCACACTTTCTGGTTTATATAAGCAATGCTACAAAAAGGACTCGGACGTTGGTCCAACCGATGATTCCTCGCATGACCACCCTCCATCAATCTCATACGACGATAAGCGCAGAACCGAGCTTTTCCTCAAGGACCAAATCCCAACCTGGTTTTCTATTGCTGGATATGTCATCATTGCAGCGATCTCAACCATAACTCTTCCCTTCATCTTCCACCAGCTAAAGTGGTACTACATTATTGTCATCTACATCATTGCACCAGCACTAGCATTTTGCAATGCCTTTGGCTGTGGACTAACTGATTGGTCCCTTGCATCCACTTATGGAAAATTAGCCATTTTCTGTATTGGGGCATGGGCAGGGTCTAATGGTGGCGGTGTTCTAGCCGGTTTGGCGGCATGTGGTGTCATGATGAACATTGTTTCAACAGCTTCTGACCTTATGCAGGACTTTAAAACCGGATACATGACATTGGCCTCACCAAGGTCCATGTTTGTGAGCCAAGTTGTTGGAACTGCCATGGGTTGCATTATATCTCCTTGTGTCTTCTGGCTTTTCTACAAGGCCTTTGGTAATCTTGGGAGCCCTGACTCACAATACCCTGCTCCTTATGCCCTTGTTTACCGGAACATGGCGATATTGGGAGTCGACGGCTTCTCGGCTCTACCAAGATACTGCCTCACTCTCTGCTGTGCGTTCTTTGTTGGAGCCATTGTTATCAACCTTGTTAGGGACATGGTAGGAAACAAGTATGCAAGGTTCATTCCAGTTCCAATGGCCATGGCAATACCCTTTTACATAGGGAGCTATTTCGCCATTGACATGTGTCTTGGAagcttgattttatttatttgggaGAAGGTTAACAAGGAAGATGCTGAGGCATTTGGATCAGCTGTGGCTTCTGGTTTGATCTGTGGTGATGGAATCTGGACACTACCTAGCTCAATTATTGCTCTTGCAGGGGTAAAGCCTCCAATTTGCATGAAGTTTTTGTCCAGAGCAACAAATGCAAAGGTGGATGCATTCTTaggataa